The following are encoded together in the Streptomyces sp. NBC_00358 genome:
- a CDS encoding ankyrin repeat domain-containing protein has translation MGDGNVGETEFDSRLRSAVQAGDAEAVRDLLDRGADPDAVDAGGLPVLCGAVAACDAPVAEALVEGGADADQVLPDGTTPLWRAVDGGSPAVFSAVLGKEPRLRLPEAARERLLALARDWYETGAVEELRRRTGASGPAVTVRVQDDEYDWVDLVSLGGLIVRAGHGAILTSLEWAFRILTPVDELIARAVGRYDEDHVNWSTVCWILTQRRSLETWSAVVAHRHDRDPAHRRFVVDYLRMRGFLDTSPYYEKKESNLLAAWAAEETDGEMLARVLDAFTGRDHPGQEAIGLRYCDHPDPRVRREVPYALCVDDVPRSPAARAALLTLMRDPDAEVRLRACTASMRDDALVSEITRALLLLTEDLDADSRGAAVAALAGSRDRTSAVADALAGLLDEDNQLVRLEAAYGLALRDDPRTAEAIERVGPLGHGFEDDHRADELWRWRWRKENSAAE, from the coding sequence ATGGGGGACGGAAACGTGGGCGAGACGGAATTCGACAGTCGGCTGAGGTCGGCGGTTCAGGCGGGGGACGCTGAGGCGGTGCGGGATCTGTTGGACAGGGGTGCGGATCCGGACGCGGTGGACGCGGGCGGGTTGCCGGTGCTGTGCGGGGCCGTGGCGGCTTGCGACGCGCCGGTGGCCGAGGCGTTGGTGGAGGGCGGTGCGGATGCTGACCAGGTGTTGCCGGACGGGACCACGCCGCTGTGGCGCGCCGTCGACGGTGGCTCTCCGGCGGTTTTCTCGGCGGTGCTGGGCAAGGAGCCCAGGCTGCGGCTTCCGGAAGCCGCCCGGGAACGGCTGCTCGCCTTGGCCCGCGACTGGTACGAGACGGGCGCGGTCGAGGAACTGCGGCGCAGGACGGGCGCGTCGGGTCCGGCCGTGACGGTCCGCGTTCAGGACGACGAGTACGACTGGGTCGATCTGGTCTCACTCGGCGGCCTGATCGTACGAGCTGGCCACGGGGCCATCCTGACGTCGCTGGAGTGGGCCTTCCGCATCCTGACCCCCGTCGACGAACTGATCGCCCGTGCTGTCGGCCGGTATGACGAGGACCATGTGAACTGGTCGACGGTCTGCTGGATCCTCACCCAGCGCCGCAGCCTTGAGACCTGGTCGGCCGTGGTGGCCCATCGCCACGACCGTGACCCGGCGCATCGCCGGTTCGTGGTGGATTACCTGCGGATGCGGGGGTTCCTCGATACCAGCCCGTACTACGAGAAGAAGGAGAGCAACCTCCTGGCTGCCTGGGCGGCCGAGGAAACGGACGGCGAGATGCTCGCGAGGGTGCTCGACGCCTTCACCGGCCGCGACCATCCGGGCCAGGAAGCCATCGGCCTGCGCTACTGCGACCATCCCGACCCGCGCGTACGCCGCGAGGTGCCCTACGCCCTCTGCGTAGACGACGTTCCCCGCAGCCCGGCTGCCAGGGCCGCCCTGCTCACCCTCATGCGCGACCCGGACGCCGAGGTGCGGCTCAGGGCGTGTACGGCGAGCATGCGAGACGACGCCCTTGTCTCGGAGATCACCCGAGCGCTGCTCCTGTTGACCGAGGACCTGGATGCCGACTCACGGGGTGCGGCCGTGGCGGCACTGGCCGGCTCCCGGGACCGTACGTCCGCAGTCGCCGACGCCCTTGCAGGCCTGCTCGACGAGGACAACCAACTCGTGCGTCTGGAAGCCGCCTACGGTCTCGCCCTGCGCGACGATCCGCGCACAGCCGAGGCGATCGAGCGGGTGGGGCCTCTCGGCCACGGCTTCGAGGACGACCACCGGGCCGACGAGCTCTGGCGATGGAGGTGGCGGAAGGAGAACTCGGCCGCCGAGTGA
- a CDS encoding DUF4232 domain-containing protein, translated as MTTYRARRTARTAALATVTAALALGLTACGSADGGSKAAGSDHGARTAQSRSASTGDAKGSAAQANNSGDTKEEATAAGGAQEITSKSTTAGAQQCRGDEMLVTAVHRFAGQQGDHLLLTAVNEGSKPCWVTSYPAVVLDWNTNNVALSHSKKDAPGGDKHITLQPGGKVYSAVNLFDYGSKNHTAQSLAFALRGEDGRPGPFYSVVSKGQNQKFTWTAADVLNWNVKKPYDF; from the coding sequence ATGACCACGTACCGTGCCCGCCGTACCGCCCGTACCGCCGCTCTGGCCACCGTCACCGCCGCGCTGGCGCTGGGCCTGACCGCCTGTGGCAGCGCCGACGGCGGCTCGAAGGCGGCGGGCAGCGACCACGGCGCGCGGACCGCCCAGAGCCGGTCCGCATCCACCGGGGACGCCAAGGGCAGCGCGGCGCAGGCCAACAACAGCGGTGACACCAAGGAAGAGGCGACCGCCGCGGGCGGGGCGCAGGAGATCACGAGCAAGAGCACAACGGCCGGCGCCCAGCAGTGCCGCGGAGACGAGATGCTGGTCACCGCGGTGCACCGGTTCGCCGGCCAGCAGGGTGACCACCTGCTGCTCACCGCGGTGAACGAGGGCTCCAAGCCCTGCTGGGTCACCTCCTACCCGGCCGTGGTACTCGACTGGAACACCAACAACGTCGCGCTGTCGCACTCCAAGAAGGACGCCCCGGGCGGCGACAAGCACATCACGCTCCAGCCCGGGGGCAAGGTGTACAGCGCGGTGAACCTCTTCGACTACGGCTCCAAGAACCACACGGCGCAGTCGCTCGCCTTCGCGCTGCGCGGCGAGGACGGTCGCCCCGGCCCCTTCTACTCCGTCGTCAGCAAGGGGCAGAACCAGAAGTTCACCTGGACCGCGGCCGACGTGCTGAACTGGAACGTCAAGAAGCCGTACGACTTCTGA
- a CDS encoding ATP-binding protein, giving the protein MDEHTVDLLRFRSLVLQGREPRLSDARRAHLLEEALRLWRGAPLAGLAGEWAERTRTAWTQERLQAALAWAHALPRQERHKEVPAVLQPLLAEHPLCEPLAVALIQSLATAGRTAEAVDTYTGIRRQLSDELGVAPGRELQAAYEEMLRRTGQQEPPGAGSGPAAVRTAAPVPAPIPAQLPMNVSHFNGREEQLAELTRCLIAADGTDEEQCAAAAVVSAVSGIAGVGKTALAVRWAHHVREEFPDGQLYVDLRGYDPDEPVSAAQALAGFLTALGVPAQEIPPRLNDRAARYRTAVDGLRLLILLDNAASAAHVRPLLPGSQTCKVVVTSRDSLSSLVSLHGAHRVLLDVLSPHEAHTLLRDLIGARVDTDHASATALAEQCGRLPLALRVAAELALSRPQDPLAHLTEELRDHRRRLDLLDSGDGDPRAAVRAVFSWSYDRLPEHEARLFRLLGLHPGPDTDVHAAAALAGDTVERTRRSLDALSRAHLVQRIGPDRHGMHDLLRAYAAELASRHDGPAERDAALNRLLDHCLAASAAAMNVLYPAERHLRPAVEIPDTGLPPLRTADECRAWLGTAQPTLVALCSRTKEPGPSRHTVRIATTLHRHYERSGHFTDALTLHTHALRAAREMGYTRGEVDVLACVGAVHRRLGDYESAHQHHMDALALCRSAGYPAGEARHLTNVGVLHELQGRYREAAEHHERAVVLFRTAGDAHGEADVLNNLGIVQELLEDYPASVERYRQALALYRRTDHAFGEASTLGNMGIVLARLGDHSAAAERFERALALFRRLGHTGGEAHALSNLGDARCHQGRYKEAAEHQHQALAHFRRTKEPYGEAGALNGLGEALHGTGQHTEALEAHAAALEVARGIGEQEEQARAHIGTALIRRATGGRKQAIDHLDQALSLYTALGSSRAEETRKTLLATRRENAQGASSHTGEARPGLDPL; this is encoded by the coding sequence GTGGACGAGCACACCGTCGACCTGCTCCGTTTCCGCTCGCTCGTCCTGCAGGGCCGCGAGCCGCGCCTGTCCGACGCCCGCCGTGCACACCTCCTGGAGGAGGCACTGCGCCTGTGGCGCGGCGCGCCGTTGGCAGGGCTGGCAGGAGAGTGGGCGGAGCGCACACGGACCGCCTGGACACAGGAACGCCTGCAGGCGGCGCTCGCCTGGGCCCACGCCCTGCCGCGACAGGAAAGGCACAAGGAAGTACCCGCTGTCCTGCAGCCCTTACTGGCGGAGCACCCGCTGTGCGAGCCGCTCGCCGTGGCGCTGATCCAGAGCCTGGCCACCGCCGGAAGAACCGCCGAAGCAGTGGACACCTACACCGGGATCCGCCGGCAGCTCTCCGATGAACTCGGCGTGGCCCCGGGCCGTGAACTGCAGGCGGCCTACGAGGAGATGCTGCGCCGCACCGGACAACAGGAGCCGCCGGGCGCGGGATCCGGCCCGGCCGCTGTCCGTACGGCCGCCCCGGTCCCCGCCCCGATCCCCGCGCAACTCCCGATGAACGTAAGCCACTTCAACGGGAGGGAGGAGCAACTGGCAGAGCTCACACGGTGCCTGATCGCCGCGGACGGCACGGACGAGGAGCAGTGCGCGGCGGCAGCGGTGGTCTCCGCGGTCTCCGGCATCGCAGGCGTCGGCAAGACCGCACTGGCTGTGCGCTGGGCACACCACGTGCGGGAGGAATTCCCCGACGGACAGCTCTACGTCGATCTCCGCGGCTACGATCCGGACGAACCGGTCTCCGCCGCACAGGCCCTCGCCGGGTTCCTCACCGCCCTGGGAGTACCCGCCCAGGAGATACCGCCGCGGCTCAACGACCGGGCGGCGCGCTACCGCACAGCGGTCGACGGACTCCGGTTGCTCATCCTCCTCGACAACGCCGCCTCCGCCGCGCACGTACGCCCGCTGCTGCCCGGAAGCCAGACATGCAAAGTCGTGGTCACCAGTCGGGACTCGCTGTCCTCCCTGGTGTCGCTGCACGGCGCGCACCGAGTGCTCCTCGACGTCCTCTCCCCGCACGAGGCGCACACCCTGCTGCGTGACCTGATCGGGGCACGCGTCGACACCGACCACGCCTCTGCCACCGCCCTGGCCGAACAGTGCGGGCGCCTGCCGCTGGCCCTGCGGGTGGCAGCCGAACTGGCCCTGTCTCGTCCCCAGGACCCCCTGGCCCACCTGACGGAGGAACTGCGCGATCACCGGCGGCGCCTGGACCTGCTCGACTCCGGCGACGGAGATCCCCGGGCCGCCGTCCGGGCCGTCTTCTCCTGGTCCTACGACCGCCTCCCCGAGCATGAGGCGCGCCTGTTCAGGCTCCTTGGCCTGCACCCGGGACCCGATACGGACGTGCACGCGGCCGCCGCCCTGGCCGGCGACACTGTGGAACGCACGCGACGGTCCCTGGACGCCCTGTCCCGCGCACACCTGGTGCAGCGGATCGGACCCGACCGCCATGGCATGCACGACCTGCTCCGCGCCTACGCCGCGGAACTCGCGAGCCGGCACGACGGGCCGGCGGAGCGCGACGCCGCACTGAACCGCCTGCTGGACCACTGCCTGGCGGCGTCGGCAGCGGCCATGAACGTGCTGTATCCCGCCGAACGGCATCTGCGTCCCGCCGTCGAAATCCCCGACACCGGTCTGCCGCCCCTGCGTACGGCCGACGAGTGCCGCGCGTGGCTGGGCACCGCGCAGCCCACACTCGTGGCACTGTGCTCCCGGACCAAGGAGCCTGGGCCGTCCCGGCACACCGTACGGATCGCCACCACACTCCACCGCCACTACGAGCGTTCGGGGCACTTCACCGACGCGCTGACCCTTCACACGCACGCCCTGCGGGCGGCCCGCGAGATGGGGTACACCCGTGGTGAGGTCGACGTCCTCGCCTGTGTCGGCGCGGTCCACCGACGGCTCGGAGACTACGAGAGCGCCCACCAGCACCACATGGACGCGCTGGCACTGTGCCGCAGCGCCGGGTATCCGGCGGGAGAGGCGCGGCACCTCACCAACGTGGGCGTACTGCACGAGCTGCAGGGCCGGTACCGCGAGGCCGCCGAGCACCACGAGAGAGCGGTCGTCCTGTTCCGCACGGCCGGCGACGCCCACGGCGAAGCCGACGTCCTGAACAACCTCGGCATCGTCCAGGAGCTGCTCGAGGACTACCCAGCCTCGGTCGAGCGATACCGGCAGGCGCTGGCGCTGTACCGGCGGACGGACCACGCGTTCGGAGAGGCCAGCACCCTCGGGAACATGGGGATCGTCCTGGCGCGACTGGGCGACCACTCGGCCGCAGCCGAGCGCTTCGAGCGGGCCCTCGCCCTCTTCCGGCGGCTCGGACACACCGGCGGAGAAGCCCACGCGCTGTCCAACCTGGGGGACGCGCGCTGCCATCAGGGCCGGTACAAGGAAGCCGCCGAGCACCAGCACCAGGCCCTGGCCCACTTCCGCCGGACGAAAGAACCCTACGGAGAGGCGGGCGCTCTCAACGGCCTGGGCGAGGCGCTGCACGGCACCGGACAGCACACCGAAGCTCTCGAAGCCCACGCGGCAGCGCTGGAAGTGGCCCGTGGAATCGGAGAACAGGAAGAACAGGCCCGCGCCCACATCGGTACGGCCCTCATCCGACGCGCCACCGGAGGCCGGAAGCAGGCCATCGACCACCTTGACCAGGCGCTGTCCCTGTACACCGCGCTGGGCTCTTCCCGCGCGGAGGAGACGCGCAAGACCCTCCTCGCCACGCGCCGAGAGAACGCTCAGGGCGCGTCGTCTCACACGGGCGAGGCTCGACCTGGGCTTGATCCCCTGTGA
- a CDS encoding formylglycine-generating enzyme family protein has protein sequence MDVIAGNEMVAIPPGQVTLSDRRTQRVWSVELAPYQLAAFPVTQALYAHITGQRPSTAHGDQLPVECVSWWDAARFCNALSLRDGFTPAYHLPADSEGIDWDASADGYRLPTEAEWEHACRAGTTGPQYGPLDEIAWYRGNSQERIHAVGGKHPNPWGLYDMLGNVWDWCWDVYDAEVYGTYRVLRGGGWFDEHWSCRASARRRSHPTFHVDDVGFRIARSNG, from the coding sequence ATGGACGTGATCGCGGGAAACGAGATGGTCGCCATCCCGCCGGGGCAGGTGACGCTGTCGGACCGGCGGACCCAGCGCGTTTGGTCGGTCGAGCTTGCGCCCTACCAGCTCGCGGCATTCCCGGTCACCCAGGCGTTGTATGCACACATCACCGGCCAGCGGCCGAGCACCGCCCACGGGGATCAGCTGCCCGTCGAGTGCGTTTCCTGGTGGGACGCGGCACGGTTCTGCAACGCCCTGTCCCTGCGCGACGGGTTCACGCCCGCCTACCACCTTCCTGCCGACAGCGAAGGCATCGACTGGGACGCATCCGCGGACGGGTACCGGCTGCCGACCGAAGCCGAGTGGGAGCACGCCTGCCGTGCCGGTACGACCGGGCCGCAGTACGGGCCGCTCGACGAGATCGCCTGGTACCGCGGCAACTCGCAGGAGCGCATCCACGCCGTGGGCGGCAAACACCCCAACCCGTGGGGTCTTTACGACATGCTCGGCAACGTCTGGGACTGGTGCTGGGATGTCTACGACGCCGAGGTCTACGGCACCTACCGAGTGCTCCGCGGCGGTGGCTGGTTCGACGAGCACTGGAGTTGCCGGGCCTCCGCGCGGCGCCGCAGCCACCCGACATTCCACGTCGACGACGTAGGGTTCCGCATCGCGCGCTCCAACGGGTGA